The following coding sequences are from one Desulfosporosinus orientis DSM 765 window:
- a CDS encoding hydantoinase B/oxoprolinase family protein translates to MISKMDEVIERAVIAHRLDTITQEMSYALERSSRSPIFAEACDFACGICDGNGDLVSQINGIPILAAAGTFSVKEVIRKYRNQIAEGDVFIINDPYRGGNHLPDIGIITPLVVDKEPLFYCVSRAHHGDIGGSVAGSYNSKATEIFQEGLRIPPIKLISQGNLIQEVMDLITQNVRNPQMLQNDLWSQIGANKIGTARLDELIHNYSAAKLKETTKHLLGHAEKLTRQAIANMPDGDYFGEEWVDDDGFQANPIKIKVKVIIRGEEMTLDFQGTDAQVKGFVNSALVTSTTAAWIGALWALGPDIPRNSGAFRVIQVNLPEGSLLNPHDPAPVTLSTLTPASEIISAIFQALSAPAKERLPAGFGRYCGPSFYGVDPRNQEFYVGFAFCALGSGGGIWGRDGYPYMAPLSNFGGVRSPNIEANELQYPHLTLCHEMEIDSAGAGKWRGGPGIRYSLQFYGEPTNIVMFGDGMKIPPFALASGKPGSLNYVELLTPDEEKIPLASKESPRTLTKGAVLTMVSSGGGGWGDPWQREPESVWQDVLNGVISRTKARTDYGVVIDEGGVDWAGTKKLRAIS, encoded by the coding sequence ATGATTAGCAAAATGGATGAAGTTATCGAACGGGCAGTTATTGCTCATCGCTTGGATACCATCACTCAAGAAATGAGCTATGCCTTAGAACGCTCATCACGTTCTCCAATTTTTGCGGAAGCTTGTGATTTTGCTTGTGGAATCTGTGATGGAAATGGGGATTTAGTCTCTCAGATTAACGGTATCCCCATCCTTGCAGCTGCCGGTACCTTTAGCGTTAAAGAAGTGATTCGCAAATATAGGAATCAAATAGCAGAGGGGGATGTGTTTATCATCAATGACCCTTATCGGGGAGGAAATCATCTCCCGGATATTGGAATCATTACCCCGTTGGTAGTGGATAAAGAGCCTCTATTTTATTGTGTCAGCAGGGCACATCATGGGGATATTGGAGGGTCCGTTGCCGGCAGCTATAATTCAAAAGCAACGGAGATTTTTCAGGAAGGCCTGCGCATACCGCCAATTAAACTTATCAGCCAAGGGAACCTCATTCAAGAAGTTATGGATTTAATCACCCAAAATGTCCGCAATCCCCAGATGCTTCAAAATGATTTATGGTCCCAAATTGGAGCCAACAAGATTGGAACTGCCCGTTTAGACGAGTTGATTCATAACTACTCTGCAGCCAAACTAAAAGAGACTACAAAGCATCTTCTGGGGCATGCAGAAAAACTGACCAGGCAGGCAATAGCTAATATGCCGGATGGGGATTACTTTGGTGAAGAATGGGTGGATGATGATGGCTTTCAGGCAAATCCCATCAAAATTAAAGTCAAGGTCATAATCAGAGGAGAAGAGATGACCTTAGATTTCCAGGGCACGGATGCTCAAGTAAAAGGGTTTGTCAACTCTGCTTTAGTGACAAGTACCACAGCGGCATGGATAGGGGCTCTTTGGGCCTTAGGTCCGGATATTCCCCGCAACAGCGGAGCGTTTAGAGTAATACAAGTGAACTTGCCGGAGGGTAGTTTGCTCAACCCCCACGACCCGGCGCCTGTCACCTTAAGTACCTTGACTCCGGCAAGTGAAATCATCAGTGCCATTTTCCAAGCTTTATCTGCCCCTGCAAAAGAACGCTTGCCTGCCGGCTTCGGCCGGTACTGCGGACCGTCCTTTTATGGCGTAGACCCCCGCAATCAGGAGTTTTATGTAGGATTTGCCTTTTGTGCTTTGGGTTCAGGCGGAGGAATATGGGGAAGAGATGGGTATCCTTATATGGCTCCTTTATCAAACTTTGGCGGAGTTCGTTCGCCTAACATCGAAGCCAATGAACTGCAATACCCTCATTTAACTCTCTGTCATGAAATGGAAATTGATAGTGCCGGTGCAGGAAAGTGGCGGGGAGGACCGGGTATTCGTTATAGTTTGCAATTCTATGGCGAACCAACCAATATCGTAATGTTTGGCGATGGCATGAAAATACCTCCCTTTGCTTTAGCTTCAGGGAAGCCCGGAAGTTTAAATTATGTTGAATTGTTGACACCTGATGAAGAAAAAATTCCCTTAGCAAGCAAAGAAAGCCCTCGCACCTTAACAAAGGGAGCGGTACTTACCATGGTTTCCTCAGGTGGAGGTGGATGGGGGGACCCCTGGCAGCGAGAGCCGGAAAGTGTGTGGCAGGATGTGTTAAACGGAGTTATATCCAGAACAAAGGCCAGGACGGATTATGGAGTTGTCATAGATGAAGGAGGAGTGGATTGGGCAGGGACAAAAAAGCTGAGGGCAATTAGTTAG
- a CDS encoding hydantoinase/oxoprolinase family protein has translation MYEVAVDVGGTFADFVVRDRQGHVVTAKVSSNLGNSLEPIRQGLSELAGQLHCSLKEFLQQTEKFIHGTTVGINALLQGQGAKTALITTEGFRDAIELRRSQLTEQWDFRVKLPPVLVPRYLRIGLRERMDYRGVSLREVDLEQIEEIARYLHQEKVEAVAVCLLFACRNSAHEAEFKKYLQRILPEVFVTLSSDLSSHLGEYERTTTTVLNARLSPILSNYLHDLKAYLRDNGLKVPISIAQNNGGLTDLAQAGRRAVHTLFSGPAGGVKGGWALAREQQISELVVGDMGGTSFDVSLIRKGEIEVTPQAVIAGYPVQLPMLDIHTIGAGGGSIAWIDQGGMLRVGPHSAGAKPGPACYGLGGKKATITDAALVMGLLDKSSFLGGRMALDEKLAYEVIEKTIAVPLGLSVPEAAYAIYQVALSLMVDAVYLMTVQKGYDPRRFSLAAVGGALPIFAAELAKGVGIRQVVIPELSPVFCAQGLHYARFQHEVMSSLYTVLGEIPDAHWYQVVQELELQANQELFRLGVAADQRDNVWSADLKYPDQHHEITVAIKESVTNLEVWKHLAIGFHETHQKLYGYSQPEKPIVLVNLRLLALEKESCPEKRAELVTGTENLTIQEVQPVYWQGSFQEVKILHWQDADIGMILNGPVLIKKTFTTIFLDECCQAEIDGKRNLIITIN, from the coding sequence ATGTATGAAGTTGCCGTCGATGTAGGAGGAACCTTTGCCGATTTTGTTGTTCGTGACCGTCAAGGACATGTGGTCACTGCTAAAGTTTCCTCTAATCTGGGCAATTCGCTGGAGCCTATTAGGCAAGGATTGTCGGAGTTGGCTGGACAACTCCATTGTTCACTTAAAGAATTTTTACAGCAGACTGAGAAGTTTATTCATGGGACGACGGTTGGAATTAATGCCTTGCTTCAGGGACAAGGGGCAAAAACAGCTCTAATAACAACGGAAGGATTCCGGGATGCTATAGAATTACGCCGTTCTCAGTTGACCGAGCAATGGGATTTTCGGGTTAAATTGCCTCCGGTTTTAGTACCGCGTTATTTGCGCATAGGACTGAGGGAACGAATGGATTATCGAGGGGTATCTCTTCGGGAGGTTGATCTGGAGCAAATTGAGGAAATTGCCAGGTATCTGCATCAAGAAAAAGTGGAAGCGGTTGCGGTTTGCTTGCTCTTTGCCTGCCGCAATTCTGCTCATGAGGCAGAGTTTAAGAAGTATCTGCAAAGAATTTTGCCGGAGGTTTTTGTTACACTGTCATCGGATTTGTCATCTCATCTTGGCGAATACGAGCGAACCACGACAACGGTCTTAAATGCCCGCTTAAGTCCGATTTTAAGTAACTATTTACATGATTTAAAGGCTTACCTCCGGGATAACGGGCTAAAGGTCCCTATATCGATTGCTCAAAATAATGGCGGCTTAACGGATCTGGCTCAGGCCGGCAGGCGTGCTGTCCATACTCTCTTTTCCGGTCCTGCCGGAGGAGTGAAAGGCGGCTGGGCTTTAGCCCGTGAACAACAGATCTCCGAATTAGTAGTTGGCGATATGGGGGGTACAAGCTTTGACGTTTCTCTAATCAGAAAGGGTGAAATAGAAGTTACCCCTCAGGCAGTCATTGCAGGCTACCCTGTTCAACTCCCTATGTTGGATATCCATACCATTGGCGCAGGCGGAGGCAGCATTGCCTGGATTGATCAGGGAGGCATGCTGCGAGTCGGCCCCCATTCGGCCGGAGCTAAACCTGGACCGGCCTGCTATGGGTTAGGGGGCAAAAAAGCAACCATTACGGATGCAGCCTTAGTCATGGGCTTGCTGGATAAGTCAAGTTTTCTGGGCGGCCGTATGGCTTTAGATGAAAAACTCGCCTATGAAGTCATTGAGAAAACAATTGCTGTGCCTTTGGGGTTATCGGTGCCGGAGGCTGCCTATGCTATCTATCAAGTCGCTTTGTCGTTGATGGTGGATGCGGTCTACTTAATGACCGTTCAAAAAGGATATGACCCGAGGAGATTTAGTTTAGCAGCTGTAGGTGGGGCACTGCCCATATTTGCTGCAGAGCTTGCTAAAGGTGTAGGAATTCGTCAAGTTGTGATCCCGGAACTGTCGCCGGTGTTTTGCGCCCAGGGCTTGCATTATGCTCGTTTTCAACATGAAGTTATGAGCAGTCTTTACACAGTGTTGGGAGAAATCCCTGATGCTCACTGGTACCAGGTCGTTCAGGAGTTGGAATTACAAGCAAATCAAGAATTATTTCGGTTGGGAGTGGCTGCAGATCAGCGAGACAATGTTTGGTCTGCTGACTTAAAGTATCCGGATCAACATCACGAGATAACGGTAGCCATCAAGGAATCGGTAACGAACCTGGAGGTTTGGAAGCACTTAGCAATCGGATTTCATGAAACTCATCAGAAGCTATATGGTTATAGTCAACCTGAAAAGCCTATAGTGCTGGTTAATCTGCGCTTATTGGCACTGGAGAAAGAGTCATGCCCTGAGAAAAGGGCTGAGTTAGTAACAGGCACGGAAAACTTAACCATTCAGGAGGTTCAACCTGTTTATTGGCAAGGATCATTTCAAGAGGTCAAAATTCTTCATTGGCAAGACGCTGACATTGGAATGATATTAAATGGCCCGGTATTAATAAAAAAGACATTTACCACCATCTTTTTAGATGAATGCTGCCAAGCTGAAATTGATGGGAAAAGAAATTTAATAATAACTATAAACTAG
- the ilvN gene encoding acetolactate synthase small subunit, which yields MKHTLAVLVENKPGVLTHISGLISRRAFNIESIAAGYSEEPDTTRITIVVEGDEIEQEQVVNQLSKLVDVIKISDLTAVESIQRELALIKVKASMATRSDIINIAEIFRASIVDVNKETMVIELSGDGTKIDALCQVLENDHGIIEIVRTGKIALSRGPIPAKDQ from the coding sequence ATGAAGCACACACTAGCTGTCTTAGTAGAGAATAAACCTGGAGTATTGACTCATATTTCCGGATTGATCAGCCGTCGAGCTTTCAATATTGAAAGTATTGCCGCAGGTTACTCAGAGGAACCGGATACTACAAGGATCACCATAGTAGTAGAAGGGGATGAAATTGAGCAGGAGCAGGTCGTCAATCAACTTTCCAAATTAGTTGATGTCATAAAAATCAGTGATCTCACAGCAGTGGAATCAATTCAGAGAGAGTTGGCATTGATCAAGGTTAAGGCGAGTATGGCGACGCGTTCGGATATCATAAATATTGCTGAGATTTTTCGGGCAAGTATCGTTGATGTCAATAAAGAGACTATGGTCATTGAGCTGTCAGGTGATGGAACCAAGATTGATGCTTTGTGCCAGGTCTTAGAAAATGATCATGGAATTATTGAAATTGTCCGTACCGGAAAAATCGCTCTTTCCCGGGGGCCGATTCCGGCCAAAGATCAGTAA
- a CDS encoding benzoate/H(+) symporter BenE family transporter: MNSLRDLNSKNIAAGIASGLLAITGPPVIILEAASKGHFTMSQTILWMFSVYVFGGIYSLAVPLYYRIPIVGAHSITGVAFLATVSSQFTYNELIGSYLMAGLLMFLIGYFGVFSKLIEYVPKQIISVMLAGMITKYMVSFISSIYQLPLVGGVSLLAYFVFYRWNKRIPPMVAAILAGFVILFISHPLNSGPLTSAFVIPTLQIPQINPLSFLSVSVPLALLILSNDAAVGIGALEQNNYLPPVNRAIVLSGIFSMITSFFGGQSANVAGMMTAICSDEEAGPKGQRYMGAVVSGGIILLFGVFAWKLVPWIQALPSAFVSLVVGFALIGVFGNSLSVGLSKPTMKLSAAFTFIIAISNTTFLSISAPVWALVIGTFIARYIENNPLTARG, encoded by the coding sequence ATGAATAGTTTAAGGGATCTAAACAGCAAAAATATTGCTGCAGGCATTGCTTCGGGTCTGTTAGCGATAACCGGTCCGCCGGTGATTATTTTGGAAGCAGCTTCTAAAGGCCATTTTACCATGTCACAAACCATTCTCTGGATGTTTTCGGTCTATGTGTTTGGCGGAATTTATAGTCTAGCGGTACCGCTGTATTATCGAATACCTATTGTAGGAGCCCATTCCATTACAGGAGTCGCTTTTCTGGCCACAGTCTCCTCACAATTCACCTATAACGAATTGATCGGTTCTTATTTAATGGCTGGGCTGCTAATGTTTTTAATTGGATATTTTGGGGTGTTTTCGAAACTAATAGAGTATGTTCCCAAACAAATAATTTCAGTAATGTTGGCAGGAATGATAACCAAGTATATGGTTTCTTTTATTTCCTCCATATATCAACTTCCCTTGGTTGGCGGAGTCTCCCTTTTAGCATACTTTGTATTTTATAGATGGAATAAACGAATCCCCCCAATGGTAGCGGCCATTTTGGCAGGCTTTGTGATACTCTTTATTTCACACCCCCTTAACAGTGGTCCCTTAACTTCGGCTTTTGTCATACCGACTCTGCAGATTCCCCAAATCAATCCTTTAAGCTTTCTTTCTGTTTCCGTTCCCCTTGCCCTTCTGATTCTCAGTAATGACGCGGCAGTGGGAATCGGGGCTTTAGAACAGAATAATTACCTGCCTCCTGTTAACCGTGCCATCGTCTTAAGCGGCATTTTTTCCATGATCACTAGTTTTTTTGGAGGGCAATCAGCCAATGTTGCGGGGATGATGACTGCTATATGTTCGGATGAAGAGGCGGGGCCGAAAGGACAGCGTTATATGGGGGCGGTGGTCTCAGGAGGTATTATCCTGTTATTCGGTGTATTTGCCTGGAAGTTAGTGCCGTGGATTCAGGCTTTGCCTTCAGCATTCGTATCCTTGGTTGTTGGTTTTGCCCTGATCGGAGTGTTTGGCAACAGTTTGTCAGTGGGGCTTTCAAAACCAACGATGAAGTTGAGTGCTGCCTTTACTTTTATTATTGCCATATCAAATACTACATTTCTCAGTATCAGTGCACCGGTTTGGGCGTTGGTCATAGGTACGTTCATTGCCCGGTATATCGAAAACAATCCTTTGACAGCGAGAGGCTGA
- a CDS encoding N-acetylmuramoyl-L-alanine amidase: MNERVALLKKLILSLITSLAFVFSTPYITQASPLAYLTERIAGQDQVETALKISQKGWNSAQTVILCESNDYPDSIAAAPFAANLDAPILLTKGKSIDPRVVKELQRLSPQKVILLGGTACLQPSIEKELDQLSLPWERIGGIDRYETSVLLAKELISDSVILANGDNFPDALSAATYAAIKRIPIVLTSTKLPDSVIQYYQETAPAQLIVIGGEAVIPSEELNKHYFNIGTRLAGYDRYGTNAAVVSYMKDTYQSNDLFVASGITFPDAVAGTVLASKFKAPLLLTENEDIPASVYTIMRQHMKVEPPASNTGNNASEDSNDSTSSSTSNLNNLFQGKITASGSLNLRESPSSSGTVLTTIPEGSVINLIAKQDQWYKTTYQSKTGWVSATYLTVISKKGTVTASGSLNLRETPSSTGKILATIPSNASVELIAQQGQWYQTTYQAKTGWIAADYVTVNTTGDNSPPPENNPSTPDNNSSTPDNNTPSKIDLSANGKVYILGGTGIISANSQGIMEGKASSKYKDNLKAFPPLPSEIKEPTTPSSGDDSTTPDNNNDNPPEITYDPSTEVLINPFDVIPANALAGKTIMIDPGHGGPDTGAIGPTPTYEKNNTLAIALDLETALKQAGAKVILTRDEDVALCSPYTEIEDLQARVNLAEQQKPDLFISIHNDGNLNSEIQGTTTYYSGDNTQAYQSQQLASSIQSAVIDTVDTKNRGVKEAAFYVLRKTTMPAVLLETAFISSPYEEARLQNSTFRQNVANAILIGIYNYYKNPLPGA; the protein is encoded by the coding sequence ATGAATGAGAGGGTGGCCCTTCTGAAAAAGCTTATTTTATCCTTAATCACTTCTCTTGCCTTTGTATTTTCCACGCCATATATAACTCAAGCCAGTCCCTTGGCTTACTTAACAGAACGTATTGCCGGTCAAGATCAAGTTGAAACGGCTCTTAAAATATCCCAAAAAGGTTGGAACTCTGCTCAAACTGTTATTTTATGTGAATCTAATGACTATCCTGACTCCATAGCAGCAGCCCCATTTGCTGCCAACTTAGATGCCCCAATTTTGCTAACCAAAGGAAAGTCCATCGATCCCAGAGTTGTCAAAGAACTGCAGCGTCTGTCCCCCCAAAAAGTGATACTTTTGGGGGGAACGGCTTGTTTGCAGCCGTCAATCGAAAAAGAACTTGATCAATTGTCTCTGCCCTGGGAACGAATTGGGGGCATAGACCGCTATGAAACCTCCGTTCTTCTGGCTAAAGAATTAATTAGTGATTCTGTGATTCTTGCCAATGGAGATAATTTCCCCGACGCTTTATCTGCGGCAACCTATGCTGCCATCAAGCGAATCCCCATCGTTCTTACTTCCACCAAACTTCCCGATTCTGTCATTCAATACTATCAGGAAACCGCACCAGCTCAATTAATTGTCATCGGAGGAGAAGCTGTTATTCCTTCAGAAGAATTAAATAAGCATTATTTTAACATTGGAACTCGTCTAGCCGGTTATGACCGCTACGGAACCAATGCTGCTGTGGTTTCCTATATGAAAGATACATACCAATCCAATGACCTTTTTGTAGCTTCTGGCATTACCTTTCCAGATGCTGTGGCAGGGACCGTTCTTGCCTCAAAATTTAAGGCTCCGCTTTTACTGACTGAAAATGAGGATATTCCCGCTTCAGTCTATACCATCATGCGCCAGCATATGAAAGTAGAACCGCCTGCCTCCAACACCGGCAATAACGCCAGTGAAGACAGTAATGACAGTACCTCAAGCAGCACAAGCAATTTAAACAATTTATTTCAAGGAAAAATTACAGCCTCAGGAAGTTTAAACCTCAGAGAAAGCCCCTCCTCCTCCGGAACTGTGCTCACCACCATTCCGGAGGGATCCGTCATTAACCTCATTGCTAAACAGGATCAATGGTATAAAACAACCTACCAATCTAAAACAGGCTGGGTGTCTGCAACCTATCTGACGGTTATCTCAAAAAAAGGAACAGTCACTGCCTCCGGCAGCTTAAACCTCAGGGAAACCCCTTCTTCCACAGGAAAAATCTTGGCAACCATACCCAGTAATGCTTCAGTAGAGCTTATCGCCCAGCAAGGCCAGTGGTATCAAACTACCTATCAAGCCAAAACCGGATGGATCGCTGCTGACTATGTCACTGTAAATACGACTGGGGATAACTCCCCCCCTCCGGAGAACAACCCGTCAACCCCTGATAACAACTCGTCAACACCCGACAACAACACACCTTCGAAAATCGACTTAAGTGCGAATGGAAAGGTCTATATATTAGGCGGAACAGGCATTATTAGTGCCAATTCTCAAGGGATTATGGAAGGGAAAGCTTCTTCCAAGTATAAAGATAACCTTAAAGCTTTTCCCCCGCTCCCTTCCGAAATCAAAGAACCTACAACTCCTTCAAGCGGGGACGATTCCACTACTCCTGATAATAATAATGACAATCCCCCGGAAATCACCTACGATCCTTCAACAGAAGTACTCATCAATCCTTTTGATGTAATACCCGCCAATGCCCTGGCCGGAAAAACCATTATGATTGATCCCGGACATGGCGGACCAGATACGGGAGCTATCGGTCCCACTCCCACCTATGAAAAAAATAACACCTTAGCTATTGCCTTAGACTTGGAAACTGCCTTGAAACAAGCCGGAGCCAAGGTTATCCTCACCCGGGATGAAGATGTTGCTCTTTGTTCCCCTTACACAGAAATAGAAGACCTGCAGGCACGTGTCAACCTCGCTGAACAACAAAAACCCGATTTGTTTATCAGCATTCATAATGATGGTAATCTTAATTCAGAAATTCAAGGCACCACAACTTACTACTCTGGGGACAATACTCAAGCCTATCAAAGCCAGCAACTGGCCAGCAGTATTCAGTCTGCCGTCATTGACACCGTAGACACCAAAAACCGGGGGGTTAAAGAAGCTGCTTTCTATGTCCTGCGCAAAACCACCATGCCTGCGGTCTTGCTGGAAACTGCCTTTATATCCAGTCCCTATGAAGAAGCGAGACTGCAAAACTCAACCTTCCGTCAGAATGTCGCCAATGCCATCTTGATCGGAATCTACAACTATTATAAAAATCCTTTGCCCGGTGCCTAA
- a CDS encoding UbiD family decarboxylase produces the protein MEQDLRGFIERVKQQNPLEVVHVREEIDSKYEISTLIMELEKARCYPLTIFDNVKGHDISVVTNVLAPRERLALGMGVHPHNLASEFSKRINQRIEPVEIQEAPFRDNVFLGSEVDLYKLPILTHFPIDAGPYITAGLVIAKDPLTGADTAGYHRMQLKGRDKLGISLHSRQRLWEYFRRSEELGKSLEAAIVLGIHPNISMGSMALVPYDLGKFAAMGGLFGAPLEIARCNTIDLCVPAYAEVVIEGEIVAGEREAEGPFAEFTNYACYRSTENIFKVKGIQYRTKPLFQDITPGMSSEHITIVAVQREGDVLNALNRTLPNIRSVHAPVSACGLFHCYISMKKIAEGQAQQAIFTAFSVDHNLKMVVVVDEDVDVFDERQVLWAMATRLQADKGVTIVPQHMGMGCTLDPSTDELSRTAKMGIDATKPLEGFAPTVEMSSEVQQSIQRFMGSFGL, from the coding sequence ATGGAACAGGATTTGAGAGGGTTTATTGAACGTGTTAAGCAGCAAAATCCTTTGGAGGTAGTGCATGTCCGGGAGGAAATCGATTCAAAGTACGAAATCAGCACCTTAATCATGGAGTTAGAAAAAGCACGGTGTTATCCCCTGACGATTTTTGATAATGTGAAAGGACATGATATTTCAGTTGTTACGAATGTTTTAGCCCCCCGGGAGCGTCTGGCTTTAGGTATGGGTGTTCATCCCCATAATCTGGCTTCAGAGTTTTCAAAACGAATTAACCAGCGCATTGAGCCTGTGGAGATCCAGGAGGCGCCTTTTCGTGACAATGTTTTTCTGGGCTCAGAGGTTGATCTTTATAAATTGCCGATTTTAACTCACTTTCCTATTGATGCCGGTCCTTATATTACGGCAGGTCTGGTCATAGCCAAGGATCCTCTAACCGGCGCGGATACAGCGGGCTATCATCGTATGCAGCTGAAGGGCAGGGATAAATTAGGAATCAGCCTTCACTCCCGGCAACGCTTATGGGAGTATTTCAGACGCTCTGAAGAGCTGGGTAAATCTCTTGAAGCAGCGATTGTTCTTGGTATTCATCCCAATATTTCTATGGGGTCAATGGCTTTGGTTCCTTATGATTTAGGCAAATTTGCAGCTATGGGAGGACTGTTCGGAGCTCCTTTGGAAATAGCTCGCTGCAATACGATTGATCTTTGCGTTCCTGCCTATGCGGAAGTAGTTATTGAAGGAGAAATTGTCGCCGGAGAACGGGAAGCTGAAGGTCCCTTTGCCGAATTTACAAATTATGCCTGTTACCGCAGTACGGAAAACATTTTCAAAGTGAAAGGAATCCAATACCGTACAAAACCGTTATTTCAGGACATTACTCCGGGGATGAGCTCCGAGCATATCACCATCGTCGCCGTTCAAAGAGAAGGGGATGTGCTCAACGCCTTAAACAGAACCTTGCCGAACATAAGAAGTGTTCATGCTCCTGTCTCCGCTTGCGGCTTATTTCATTGTTATATCTCCATGAAGAAAATTGCCGAAGGGCAAGCTCAGCAGGCCATATTTACCGCTTTTTCCGTGGATCATAATCTTAAAATGGTGGTAGTCGTGGACGAAGATGTGGATGTCTTTGACGAACGGCAGGTTTTATGGGCCATGGCGACCCGGCTTCAAGCGGATAAGGGAGTGACGATAGTTCCTCAGCATATGGGTATGGGGTGTACTTTAGACCCGTCAACGGATGAATTAAGCCGTACTGCTAAGATGGGAATCGATGCCACTAAGCCCCTGGAAGGTTTCGCTCCAACCGTGGAAATGTCATCTGAAGTACAACAATCCATTCAGAGATTTATGGGATCGTTTGGACTTTAA
- the ilvB gene encoding biosynthetic-type acetolactate synthase large subunit, whose amino-acid sequence MLMTGAEAIIQSLKNEEVDVVFGYPGGSVLTLYDALYQANFRHILTKHEQGAIHAADGYARATGKVGVVIATSGPGATNLVTGIATAYMDSIPLVAITGQVSVPLIGRDSFQEADIRGITTPITKHNYLVKNVEDLPSVLKEAFYIARTGRPGPVVVDIAKDVFAASLDYEYPPEVKLRGYRPVFAGDSEILDKVFQEMKLAKKPLLFVGGGVNLSDSAEELRNLVNRSGFPVISSLMGLGCIPYDHPQYLGMVGMHGTYAANMATTECDLMIGIGVRFDDRVTGLLSEFAPKAKIIHFDIDPAEINKNVLAHIRVIGDLKWSLPELSLKVKDVSGVLQEQVRPWLEKVRNWYQEKPLTYVQGSDSIMPQEVVKKVSDLTQGDAVIVTDVGQHQMWVAQFYGFKNSRSLLTSGGLGTMGYGLPAALGAQCGMPDKAVILFVGDGGVMMNCQELVVLAEHNFPVKVLIFNNQVLGMVAQWQRMFYGARYSHTSLKASATDFVKLAEAMGVAGLRVTKPEELDKVLEQALAIPGPVVVDIRIPEVLDVFPMVPAGACLDEMMLGGTEG is encoded by the coding sequence TTGTTAATGACAGGAGCAGAAGCAATTATACAGTCCTTGAAAAATGAAGAGGTTGACGTGGTGTTTGGTTATCCCGGCGGTTCAGTATTAACTCTTTACGACGCTTTGTATCAAGCAAACTTTAGGCATATCTTAACCAAGCACGAACAGGGAGCGATTCATGCGGCAGATGGTTATGCCAGGGCTACCGGCAAGGTTGGTGTTGTTATTGCTACCTCCGGCCCTGGGGCAACGAATCTTGTAACAGGAATTGCCACTGCCTATATGGACTCCATTCCCTTAGTGGCTATCACAGGTCAGGTTTCTGTTCCTTTGATTGGCAGGGATTCTTTTCAAGAGGCAGATATTCGTGGTATTACAACCCCTATTACAAAGCATAACTATCTCGTGAAAAATGTTGAAGATTTACCAAGTGTTCTGAAAGAAGCCTTTTATATAGCTCGTACCGGCCGGCCGGGACCGGTGGTTGTGGACATTGCCAAAGACGTTTTTGCCGCTTCTCTCGATTATGAGTACCCGCCTGAGGTTAAGTTGCGTGGCTATCGCCCTGTTTTTGCAGGTGATTCCGAAATCCTTGATAAGGTTTTCCAGGAAATGAAATTGGCCAAGAAACCTCTTCTCTTTGTAGGTGGCGGGGTTAACCTTTCTGATTCAGCGGAAGAACTGAGAAATTTAGTAAACAGGTCCGGGTTTCCGGTAATATCGTCTCTGATGGGGTTAGGGTGTATTCCTTACGATCATCCTCAGTATTTAGGGATGGTTGGAATGCATGGAACTTACGCGGCGAATATGGCTACGACAGAATGTGATTTGATGATTGGGATCGGAGTCCGTTTTGACGATAGAGTAACCGGGCTTCTGAGCGAGTTTGCCCCCAAAGCGAAGATCATTCATTTTGACATTGATCCGGCAGAAATCAATAAAAATGTCTTAGCTCATATACGGGTCATTGGGGATCTAAAGTGGTCCCTTCCTGAGCTCTCTCTGAAAGTTAAGGATGTCTCAGGTGTATTGCAGGAACAGGTTCGGCCCTGGCTTGAGAAAGTTCGCAATTGGTATCAAGAAAAACCCTTGACCTATGTGCAGGGATCAGATTCTATCATGCCTCAGGAAGTAGTTAAAAAGGTGAGTGATTTGACTCAGGGAGATGCAGTCATCGTTACAGATGTCGGTCAGCATCAAATGTGGGTTGCCCAGTTTTATGGCTTTAAAAATTCTCGTTCACTCCTCACATCAGGCGGCCTGGGTACTATGGGATATGGCCTGCCGGCTGCTTTAGGTGCTCAATGCGGAATGCCGGATAAGGCGGTTATCCTTTTTGTCGGTGATGGCGGGGTCATGATGAATTGTCAGGAACTGGTGGTTCTGGCGGAGCATAATTTCCCGGTTAAAGTTTTGATCTTTAACAATCAGGTTCTGGGAATGGTTGCGCAATGGCAAAGAATGTTTTATGGGGCCCGGTATTCCCATACGAGTCTTAAAGCATCTGCTACGGATTTTGTGAAACTGGCGGAAGCCATGGGGGTAGCCGGTTTAAGAGTGACAAAACCTGAGGAATTGGATAAAGTTTTAGAGCAAGCCTTGGCTATTCCGGGCCCGGTGGTAGTGGATATTCGAATTCCCGAAGTATTAGACGTGTTCCCCATGGTTCCGGCAGGTGCATGTTTAGATGAGATGATGTTGGGAGGAACAGAGGGATGA